In Streptomyces sp. NBC_00878, a single window of DNA contains:
- a CDS encoding esterase-like activity of phytase family protein: MTGETNSRIDPARSACVLIGVDAYTALDPLRAVRNNLTRLEEALTDPGIWGVPRESCQVVSNPATQQELIGPVRKAATAAQDTLIVYYAGHGFIDHSDGGLYLTLPGTEPGEIDGAVPYEWLRRAIRDNGSAKRRVVVLDCCYSGKALDGMSAAGTLQVTALMNDVEGSYVVAASAANRLALSPRGEECTAFTGELVNILGHGIPGDPEVLPLGRVFHHVRTSLQRKRRPQPELQDRNGIGSLLFVKNRQHVAQAVPPPSGGTPTAPGRRRRGYLVSAAVAVVAALTTAGALILWPPEKAAGPCSKTASLLSVSDALGRVDDPKYQRARLDGLSAIALDGPAHAWVLADNAPGRMFHVALGTPDRLDPDPESGGGIRTLRRKDGTPYKQGFDGEGLVVEKGTDTVLISAERDSAIHRFRIADGKELGTLPVPGPWRNIPSGGRADGNRNVESLTATSDGRHLYTGLEGPLAGDGDSAGRNLLRIQRYTGSPGGSYAFDGQYAYEADAGAYLAELVAVDTDRLLALERTYAAGMGNRIRVYDVTLTGMTDVSKVTYLTDELPDTFATEKKRLVLDLVDCPSGDLKAPEGQTQPNPLLDNVEGMALGGRLTEGEHRGRRLLYLISDNNSNPKQVTRLYALSVSLK, translated from the coding sequence ATGACCGGAGAGACCAACTCCCGGATCGATCCGGCGCGTTCGGCCTGCGTGCTCATCGGGGTCGACGCGTACACCGCCCTGGATCCGCTGCGGGCCGTACGGAACAACCTCACTCGGCTCGAAGAGGCGTTGACGGACCCGGGTATCTGGGGCGTACCCCGGGAGTCGTGCCAGGTCGTGTCCAATCCGGCGACACAGCAGGAGCTGATCGGCCCGGTCCGCAAAGCGGCCACGGCCGCTCAGGACACACTGATCGTCTACTACGCGGGCCACGGCTTCATCGACCACTCGGACGGCGGTCTCTATCTGACGCTTCCCGGGACGGAACCCGGGGAGATCGACGGGGCGGTGCCCTACGAATGGCTGCGCCGCGCCATTCGCGACAACGGCTCGGCCAAGCGTCGCGTCGTGGTGCTGGACTGCTGCTACAGCGGCAAGGCGCTCGACGGCATGTCCGCCGCGGGGACTCTGCAGGTCACGGCCCTCATGAATGACGTCGAGGGGTCGTACGTGGTGGCGGCCTCCGCCGCGAACCGACTGGCGCTGTCCCCCCGGGGCGAGGAGTGCACGGCCTTCACCGGTGAACTCGTGAACATCCTGGGGCACGGCATCCCGGGCGATCCGGAGGTGCTGCCCCTGGGCAGGGTCTTCCACCATGTCCGCACCAGTCTGCAGCGCAAGAGGCGGCCGCAGCCCGAACTGCAGGACCGCAACGGCATCGGCTCGCTGCTCTTCGTCAAGAACCGGCAGCACGTCGCGCAGGCCGTCCCGCCGCCGTCCGGAGGGACACCGACCGCACCCGGGCGCAGACGGCGCGGCTACCTGGTGTCCGCCGCGGTGGCGGTGGTCGCGGCTCTCACGACGGCGGGAGCCCTGATCCTGTGGCCGCCCGAGAAGGCGGCCGGGCCCTGCTCGAAGACCGCGTCGCTGCTGAGCGTCTCCGACGCCCTGGGCAGGGTCGACGATCCGAAGTACCAGCGGGCCCGCCTGGACGGCCTGTCCGCGATCGCGCTCGACGGACCGGCCCACGCGTGGGTGCTGGCCGACAACGCCCCGGGCCGGATGTTCCACGTCGCGCTCGGCACCCCCGACCGCCTCGATCCCGATCCCGAGAGCGGCGGGGGGATCCGGACCCTCAGACGCAAGGACGGCACCCCGTACAAGCAAGGCTTCGACGGTGAGGGCCTGGTCGTCGAGAAGGGCACCGACACCGTGCTGATCAGCGCGGAGCGAGACTCGGCGATCCATCGGTTCCGGATCGCGGACGGCAAGGAGCTGGGCACCCTGCCCGTCCCCGGACCCTGGCGGAACATCCCCTCCGGAGGGCGGGCCGACGGAAACCGCAACGTCGAGTCCCTGACCGCCACGTCGGACGGCCGCCACCTCTACACGGGCCTCGAAGGGCCGCTCGCCGGCGACGGCGACTCGGCGGGCCGCAACCTGTTGCGCATCCAGCGCTACACGGGCTCGCCGGGCGGCTCGTACGCCTTCGACGGCCAGTACGCGTACGAGGCCGACGCGGGCGCCTACCTGGCGGAACTCGTCGCGGTCGACACCGACCGGCTGCTCGCACTGGAGCGCACGTACGCCGCGGGCATGGGCAACAGGATCCGCGTCTACGACGTCACACTCACCGGCATGACGGACGTCTCAAAGGTCACATACCTGACCGACGAACTCCCCGACACCTTCGCCACCGAGAAGAAGCGGCTCGTACTCGACCTGGTCGACTGCCCCTCCGGAGACCTGAAGGCACCCGAGGGACAGACCCAGCCGAACCCGCTCCTCGACAACGTGGAGGGCATGGCCCTCGGCGGCCGCCTCACCGAGGGGGAACACCGTGGCCGCCGCCTGCTCTATCTGATCAGCGACAACAACAGCAACCCGAAACAGGTCACCAGGCTGTACGCCCTGAGCGTGTCCCTGAAGTGA